A genomic stretch from Mycobacterium malmoense includes:
- the gndA gene encoding NADP-dependent phosphogluconate dehydrogenase: MSTSDLKDSKTASAQIGVTGLAVMGSNIARNFARHGYTVALHNRSIAKTDALLKEHGDEGKFVRSETIAEFLDALEKPRRVLIMVKAGDPTDAVINELADAMEKGDIIIDGGNALYTDTIRREKAMRERGLHFVGAGISGGEEGALNGPSIMPGGPAESYKSLGPLLEEISAHVDGVPCCTHIGPDGAGHFVKMVHNGIEYSDMQLIGEAYQLLRDGLGKTADEIADVFDEWNKGDLDSFLVEITAQVLRQKDAKTGKPLVDVILDEAEQKGTGRWTVKSALDLGVPVTGIAEAVFARALSGSVAQRRATTGLASGDLGEKPTDAKQFTEDVRQALYASKIIAYAQGFNQIQAGSAEYDWGITPGDLATIWRGGCIIRAKFLNRIKEAFDDDPNLPTLIVAPYFRSAIEAAIDGWRRVVVTATELGIPIPGFSSALSYYDALRTERLPAALTQGLRDFFGAHTYGRIDDDPDKRFHTLWSGDRTEVPV, from the coding sequence ATGAGTACCTCGGATCTCAAGGATTCGAAGACTGCCAGCGCGCAGATCGGCGTCACCGGCCTGGCCGTGATGGGTTCGAACATCGCCCGCAATTTCGCCCGGCACGGCTACACGGTGGCGCTGCACAACCGGTCGATCGCCAAGACCGACGCGCTGCTCAAAGAGCACGGCGACGAGGGCAAGTTCGTGCGATCGGAGACCATCGCGGAATTCCTGGATGCGCTAGAGAAGCCGCGGCGCGTGCTGATCATGGTCAAGGCCGGCGACCCCACCGACGCCGTCATCAACGAGCTCGCCGACGCCATGGAAAAAGGCGACATCATCATCGACGGCGGCAACGCCCTCTACACCGACACCATCCGGCGCGAGAAGGCGATGCGCGAGCGCGGCCTGCACTTTGTCGGCGCCGGCATTTCCGGCGGCGAGGAGGGCGCGCTCAACGGGCCGTCGATCATGCCGGGCGGCCCGGCCGAGTCCTACAAATCGCTGGGCCCGCTGCTCGAGGAGATCTCCGCGCACGTCGACGGGGTGCCGTGCTGCACCCACATCGGCCCCGACGGCGCCGGCCACTTCGTCAAGATGGTGCACAACGGCATCGAGTACTCCGACATGCAGCTCATCGGCGAGGCCTACCAGCTGCTGCGCGACGGGCTGGGCAAGACCGCCGACGAGATCGCCGACGTGTTCGACGAGTGGAACAAGGGTGACCTGGACAGCTTCCTGGTCGAGATCACCGCCCAGGTGCTGCGCCAAAAGGACGCCAAGACCGGAAAGCCGCTCGTCGACGTCATCCTCGACGAGGCCGAGCAGAAGGGCACCGGCCGCTGGACGGTGAAGTCGGCGCTGGACCTCGGGGTGCCGGTCACCGGCATCGCCGAGGCGGTGTTCGCCCGCGCGCTGTCGGGTTCGGTGGCCCAGCGCAGGGCCACCACCGGGCTGGCCTCCGGTGACCTGGGTGAAAAACCCACCGACGCAAAGCAATTCACCGAGGACGTCCGGCAGGCCCTGTACGCGTCGAAGATCATCGCCTATGCGCAGGGCTTCAACCAGATCCAGGCGGGCAGCGCCGAATACGACTGGGGCATCACGCCGGGCGACCTGGCCACCATCTGGCGCGGTGGCTGCATCATCCGGGCGAAGTTCCTCAACCGCATCAAGGAGGCGTTCGACGACGACCCGAACCTGCCGACGCTGATCGTCGCGCCCTACTTCCGCAGCGCGATCGAGGCCGCGATCGACGGCTGGCGCCGCGTCGTCGTGACCGCCACCGAGTTGGGCATCCCCATCCCGGGCTTCTCCTCGGCGCTGTCCTACTACGACGCGCTGCGCACCGAGCGGCTGCCCGCGGCGCTCACCCAGGGGCTGCGCGACTTCTTCGGCGCGCACACGTACGGCCGCATCGACGACGACCCGGACAAGCGCTTCCACACCCTGTGGAGCGGAGACCGCACCGAAGTGCCCGTCTAG
- a CDS encoding M56 family metallopeptidase, whose protein sequence is MSALAFTILAVLLVGPAPALLARATWPLRAPRAAMVLWQAIALAAVLSAFSAGIAIASRVLMPGPDGRPTAGVIGAAGRLGWPLWAAYIAVFALTVLVGARLMASVVRVAIANRRRRAHHRMVVDLVGVEHDAALAKPCARTRDLRVLGVAQPLAYCLPGVRSRVVVSEGTLTALSDDEVAAILIHERAHLRARHDLVLEAFTAVHAAFPSFPWLVRSANALGAVQLLVELLADDAAVRAAGRAPLARALVACASGRAPSGALAAGGTSTVLRVRRLSGRGNSLALSAAAYLAAAAVLVVPTVALAVPWLTELQRLFNL, encoded by the coding sequence GTGTCCGCGCTGGCCTTCACCATCCTCGCGGTGCTGTTGGTCGGTCCGGCACCGGCCTTGTTGGCACGCGCGACGTGGCCGTTGCGCGCCCCGCGCGCCGCGATGGTGCTCTGGCAGGCGATCGCGCTGGCCGCGGTGCTCTCGGCGTTCAGCGCCGGCATCGCGATCGCCAGCCGGGTGCTGATGCCCGGCCCCGACGGGCGGCCCACGGCCGGCGTCATCGGCGCCGCCGGCAGGCTCGGCTGGCCGCTGTGGGCCGCATACATCGCCGTCTTCGCGCTGACCGTGCTGGTCGGTGCCCGGTTGATGGCCTCGGTGGTGCGGGTGGCCATCGCCAATCGGCGACGACGGGCGCACCACCGCATGGTCGTCGACCTGGTGGGGGTCGAACACGATGCGGCCTTGGCCAAGCCGTGTGCCAGGACGCGTGACCTTCGCGTCTTGGGGGTGGCGCAACCGCTCGCTTACTGCCTGCCCGGCGTGCGTAGCCGGGTGGTGGTCAGCGAGGGGACGCTGACTGCGCTTTCCGACGACGAGGTCGCGGCGATCCTCATCCACGAGCGAGCGCATCTGCGGGCCCGCCACGACCTGGTGCTGGAAGCCTTCACCGCGGTGCACGCCGCCTTTCCGTCTTTTCCATGGCTGGTTCGCAGCGCCAACGCGCTGGGCGCGGTGCAGCTGCTGGTCGAGCTGCTGGCCGACGACGCCGCGGTCCGCGCCGCGGGGCGCGCTCCCCTGGCCCGGGCGCTGGTTGCCTGCGCGTCGGGGCGGGCGCCGTCGGGCGCGCTGGCCGCCGGCGGCACCAGCACCGTGTTGCGGGTGCGCCGGCTGTCCGGGCGCGGCAACAGCCTGGCGCTGTCGGCGGCCGCATACCTGGCCGCGGCCGCCGTCCTGGTGGTGCCGACCGTTGCCCTGGCCGTACCGTGGCTCACGGAGCTGCAGCGACTGTTCAACCTCTGA
- a CDS encoding BlaI/MecI/CopY family transcriptional regulator: MAKLTRLGDLERAVMDHLWSTSEPQTVRQVHEALSARRDLAYTTIMTVLQRLAKKSLVSQIRDDRAHRYVPVHGRDELVAGLMVDALAQAEDSGGRQAALVHFVERVGVDEAEALRRALAELEANQRNTPSAGAAAED, encoded by the coding sequence ATGGCCAAACTCACACGGCTGGGGGATCTGGAACGCGCTGTGATGGATCATCTGTGGTCCACGTCGGAACCCCAAACCGTCCGCCAGGTCCACGAAGCGTTGTCGGCGCGGCGCGACCTGGCCTACACGACGATCATGACCGTGCTGCAACGGTTGGCTAAGAAGAGCCTGGTCTCCCAGATTCGCGACGACCGCGCCCACCGGTACGTGCCCGTGCATGGCCGCGACGAGCTGGTCGCCGGGCTGATGGTCGACGCCCTGGCCCAGGCCGAGGACTCCGGCGGCAGGCAGGCCGCGCTGGTGCACTTCGTCGAGCGGGTCGGTGTCGACGAGGCGGAGGCGCTTCGGCGGGCGCTCGCCGAACTGGAAGCGAATCAACGCAATACGCCGTCTGCTGGCGCGGCGGCGGAGGACTGA